From Mytilus galloprovincialis chromosome 9, xbMytGall1.hap1.1, whole genome shotgun sequence, the proteins below share one genomic window:
- the LOC143044549 gene encoding mitotic spindle assembly checkpoint protein MAD2A-like, with protein sequence MAATATQNAITLKGSTEIVSEFFSFGINSILYQRGIYPPETFTRQQKYGLTLLVTTDDALKNYLNEVISQVKEWLQQMTVKKLVVVIKDIDTKEVFERWQFDVECDKSVLSDGKPREKSEKEINKEICSVLRQITASVTFLPLLESACAFDLLVYTDKDLEVPDSWGEDGPQFIANSEEVRLRSFTTLLHKVDAMVAYKKTD encoded by the exons ATGGCCGCGACAGCTACACAAAATGCAATCACATTGAAAGGATCGACAGAAATAGTTTCCGAGTTCTTTT cTTTTGGTATCAACAGTATTCTGTATCAAAGAGGAATATATCCACCTGAGACGTTTACCCGACAACAAAAGTATGGACTAACTCTCCTTGTCACTACAGATGATGCACTGAAAAATTATCTGAATGAAGTTATTTCACAGGTCAAAG aATGGCTACAACAGATGACAGTAAAGAAGTTAGTTGTTGTAATCAAAGACATAGACACAAAAGAAGTATTTGAAAGATGGCAGTTTGATGTAGAATGTGATAAATCAGTTCTTAGTGATGG aaaacCAAGAGAGAAGTCTGAAAAAGAGATTAATAAAGAAATATGTTCAGTTTTACGGCAGATAACAGCCTCAGTAACATTCCTACCTCTTCTAGAAAGTGCTT GTGCTTTTGATCTCCTAGTCTATACAGATAAAGATCTAGAAGTACCAGACTCTTGGGGTGAAGATGGCCCACAATTCATTGCAAATTCAGAGGAAGTTAGACTTAGATCATTTACAACCTTACTTCATAAAGTCGATGCTATGGTAGCCTACAAAAAAACAGATTGA